TGACATGGAATATCTGCTGGCCGGACTCATCGCCCTCGACCCGGCACGCGCTGCGGTACTGTGTGGCTAACGGAATATAAGGAAATACCCGCATGATGGATATTGCACAAGACTTGCTGTCGCTGTCGAAAACGACCCTGAACCGCTACCGCCTGAGCGTGCCGTCCTGCCAGGCAGAACTGGATGTGGAAAGCTTCACCGGCAGCGAGGCCATGAGCCAGCTTTACCGCTACAACGTGACGTTTACCAGCACGGCCAAAGATATCGATTCCGGCGAACTTCTCCGCCAGCCAGCGACGTTCACCATGAGCTCCGGCCCGCTGGCAAGTCTGTCAGAACAAAAAGTCGTTCACGGCGTGATCACGGATTTTCGCCGCATCTCAGGCTCCGCTGACCAGGTGCAATATCAGATTACGCTCGAGCCCTTTCTGGCACTGCTCGCAAAGCAGTTTCGTACCCACCGATTCTTTGTGAACAAATCTGTCCCTGACGTGATTGAACAGGTGCTGACCGAACATGGCCTGAAGGGATGGGAGTTTGAGTTTTCGCTGAAACTGACTTACCCGAAACGCGAGCAAATCAACCAGTATCAGGAAAGCGATCTGGCCTTTATTGAACGTCTGCTTTCAGAACTGGGGATCTTTTATTTTTTCTCCCTGCAACCCGATGCACAGACCGAAGTCATCCATTTTGCCGACAAGCAAAGCGCTTATCAGTTCGGTAAAACCCTGCCGCTGAACAGCCCGTCCGGGATGAGCGACAGCGGTGCGGATTCTGTCTGGGGAGTGAACATTCAGCACAGCGTGGTACAAGCAGGCGTCTCCAGCAAAGATTATAACCATCGGCAAGCGCAGCAGGTTTTACAGTCTGCCAGAGCAGACATGACGCGCGGAGCGGGCGAAGGCATCACTTACGGCGAGGTGTATCACTATAAACCGCGCCATCCGGAAACCGGCGGCAAAACCGATCCGGCGGCTGAAACCGCCAACTTTATGGCGCGCCTCGACCACGAACGCTTTTTGTCACAACAAACGACCCTTTCCTTTTTCAGTAACGATGCCACGCTGCAACCCGCGCAGGTGCTGACGATTACCGACAGTGCGATCCCCTCAACGCTGCCGGAATTGCTGACATCTCCTGTCGTATTGATCCACGCCCACTTCAGCGGCAGCCGCAAAGATGCCCTGAAAGTCCGGCTGATGGCAGTACCTTACAGTGAAACTTTATGCTGGCGCCCTGCTCTGCTGCCGCGTCCCGTGGTCAGCGGCACCCTGATGGCGCGCGTCACCAGCGCCAAGGCCAATGATATTTACGCCTGGCAGGATGTGTCGGGGCTGTACCGGGTCAGATTCGATGCCGACCAGGATGATAAAGCACAGGGTCAGGAAAGCATGCCGGTGCGCTTCGCCAAACCTTACGGCGGCGATAAGTATGGCATCCACTTCCCGCTGATACAGGGCACGGAAGTCGCGATTGCGTTCCACGACGGCGATCCGGACAGGCCGTATATCGCGCACGCGCTGCATGATTCGCGCCACACGGATCACGTCACGGAGCAAAACA
This is a stretch of genomic DNA from Rahnella aceris. It encodes these proteins:
- a CDS encoding type VI secretion system Vgr family protein, whose translation is MDIAQDLLSLSKTTLNRYRLSVPSCQAELDVESFTGSEAMSQLYRYNVTFTSTAKDIDSGELLRQPATFTMSSGPLASLSEQKVVHGVITDFRRISGSADQVQYQITLEPFLALLAKQFRTHRFFVNKSVPDVIEQVLTEHGLKGWEFEFSLKLTYPKREQINQYQESDLAFIERLLSELGIFYFFSLQPDAQTEVIHFADKQSAYQFGKTLPLNSPSGMSDSGADSVWGVNIQHSVVQAGVSSKDYNHRQAQQVLQSARADMTRGAGEGITYGEVYHYKPRHPETGGKTDPAAETANFMARLDHERFLSQQTTLSFFSNDATLQPAQVLTITDSAIPSTLPELLTSPVVLIHAHFSGSRKDALKVRLMAVPYSETLCWRPALLPRPVVSGTLMARVTSAKANDIYAWQDVSGLYRVRFDADQDDKAQGQESMPVRFAKPYGGDKYGIHFPLIQGTEVAIAFHDGDPDRPYIAHALHDSRHTDHVTEQNNTRNVIRTPANNKLRMEDKRGEEHIKLSTEYGSKTQLNLGHNVDASRALRGEGFELRTDEWGAIRAGKGIFISADEQPAAGGKQLEMDDAIAQLEQALTLARSLAKVAEIAKATPGDTDSQKALNTSLKKLEAAGILMSAPQGIGIVSPSAVRVASGSQSVGVMSGSNTDISSGKSFTAAAGESVSLFAQKSGMKLFAGKGKVDIQAQGDELSALAKNDITVTSTESTVTITAAKELILTCGGGYIKLSDGNIEIADPQNILFKSANWQKMGPASVNTPPVVFPKGYGAVYALQDEEGNTIPSTEYRITTAEGTIYTGVSDENGKTMKVYTNAPERMNIEILGTR